One stretch of Streptomyces hygroscopicus DNA includes these proteins:
- a CDS encoding hydrogenase, producing the protein MTEGHGWGATATAGADGEPSTDEPHSPRPGHARKTGDSGGNGEKSRADNSRKMAGAASGAASGDRRRTLFRGVLPPLVFGLLLLVVWDFVTRTGAVAEFYLPAPLDLARHFLDDVFHGDLVDYTKETVWEALAGSGIGIGVALPLGYLIARSELAAAALQPYVAASQAMPAVALAPLLALWIGYGLLPIAVLCALLVFFPILVNTVLGLRSLDPDVMGAARVDGVGWWGMLWYIELPLALPSVLAGVRNGLTLSITGAVVGEFVMGGDGLGQLLSVQRQEADTIGLFSTLVMLGLLAAVLYGVVRLVERLVQRD; encoded by the coding sequence ATGACCGAAGGGCACGGATGGGGCGCGACCGCCACGGCGGGTGCGGACGGCGAGCCGAGTACGGACGAGCCGCATTCACCCCGACCGGGACATGCGCGAAAGACCGGCGACAGCGGCGGAAATGGTGAGAAGTCACGGGCCGATAACAGTCGGAAAATGGCCGGAGCGGCATCTGGCGCAGCCTCCGGCGACCGGCGGAGAACGCTGTTCCGGGGTGTGCTGCCGCCGCTGGTATTCGGGCTGTTGCTGCTTGTCGTCTGGGACTTCGTGACCCGGACCGGCGCCGTTGCGGAGTTCTATCTTCCGGCTCCGCTCGACCTCGCCCGGCATTTCCTCGACGACGTGTTCCACGGTGATCTCGTCGACTACACCAAGGAGACGGTGTGGGAGGCGCTGGCGGGCAGCGGTATCGGGATCGGAGTGGCGCTGCCGCTCGGCTATCTGATCGCCCGCAGTGAGCTCGCGGCGGCGGCGCTCCAGCCGTATGTGGCCGCCTCGCAGGCCATGCCCGCGGTGGCGCTGGCCCCCCTGCTGGCCCTGTGGATCGGATACGGACTGCTGCCCATCGCGGTCCTCTGCGCGCTGCTGGTCTTCTTCCCCATCCTCGTCAACACCGTGCTGGGGCTGCGTTCGCTGGACCCCGATGTGATGGGGGCCGCGCGGGTGGACGGGGTGGGGTGGTGGGGGATGCTCTGGTACATCGAGCTTCCGCTCGCCCTGCCCAGTGTCCTCGCGGGGGTGCGCAACGGCCTCACGCTCTCCATCACCGGCGCGGTCGTCGGCGAATTCGTGATGGGCGGCGACGGCCTGGGACAGCTCCTGTCGGTGCAGCGCCAGGAGGCCGACACCATCGGACTGTTCTCGACGCTCGTCATGCTCGGCCTTCTCGCCGCCGTCCTGTACGGAGTGGTCCGCCTGG
- a CDS encoding LuxR family transcriptional regulator, which yields MKDRGRDPGPEAALAGDLLEGTLREVRDLIESTVIQHRARRSRDARFTEVGVEDAAFLAAAEEVIGQAGRSVDAVFPECSARMAPVQAALGALVEDLGDPVGVRVLRGRSAPGSGTAGSGTAGSGSAGSGTGPGAAAGASPGPAAGASPGPVPRPIPGPAPSAEAPGSAPAAPPAQVRIASVPLPTAVIADGRTALVCTEAEEGRQTSVIEDPVVVATLYGMFGSIWGGAVPAARPLDFGNRARTEMVRRVLARLRDGVTDEAAARDLAISVRTYRRYVTGILELLEANSRFQAGVRATELGILGNSST from the coding sequence ATGAAGGACCGCGGACGCGATCCTGGACCGGAGGCCGCGCTCGCGGGGGACCTGCTGGAGGGGACGCTACGGGAGGTACGGGACCTCATCGAGTCCACGGTGATCCAGCACCGCGCCCGGCGGAGCCGGGACGCGCGGTTCACCGAGGTGGGAGTGGAGGACGCCGCGTTCCTCGCCGCCGCCGAGGAGGTGATCGGCCAGGCGGGGCGGAGCGTGGACGCCGTCTTCCCCGAGTGCTCGGCCCGGATGGCGCCGGTGCAGGCCGCGCTCGGCGCGCTGGTGGAGGACCTCGGCGACCCGGTCGGGGTGCGGGTGCTGCGCGGCAGATCCGCCCCCGGCTCCGGAACTGCGGGCTCCGGAACCGCCGGATCCGGGTCCGCCGGTTCCGGAACCGGCCCCGGGGCCGCCGCCGGAGCGTCGCCCGGACCCGCCGCCGGAGCGTCGCCCGGACCCGTGCCGCGGCCCATCCCCGGGCCCGCGCCGTCCGCCGAGGCGCCCGGCTCCGCCCCGGCAGCGCCCCCCGCCCAGGTGCGGATCGCCTCGGTGCCGCTGCCCACCGCGGTGATCGCCGACGGCCGGACCGCCCTGGTGTGCACCGAGGCCGAGGAGGGGCGGCAGACCTCGGTCATCGAGGACCCGGTGGTGGTCGCCACCCTGTACGGCATGTTCGGCTCCATCTGGGGCGGCGCGGTGCCCGCCGCCCGCCCGCTCGACTTCGGCAACCGCGCCCGTACCGAAATGGTCCGCCGGGTGCTGGCCCGGCTGCGCGACGGGGTCACCGACGAGGCCGCCGCCCGCGATCTGGCGATCTCGGTGCGTACGTACCGCCGCTATGTCACCGGGATCCTGGAGCTGTTGGAGGCCAACTCCCGTTTCCAGGCGGGGGTGCGCGCCACTGAGCTCGGCATCCTCGGAAATAGTTCCACATGA
- a CDS encoding regulatory protein yields the protein MVGLVRVSEPSPLSTETPSSGAVDYVEHALLAARDLLESTVTRHRRELAQDSWAGTALGKVPLAEVVDTLVDCAERTVNVVLSGNDEQTRAVCAALARPARGSRHAVAVRLLCEEPVLASSAVRALARTDPRCEIRICDGGLPPLPEALLIDGQVVYLRGGPSEPGRGPGRASLVEDPATVRALEMMFAGTWGNAVALADHPRLGGRLCPDSVRRILECLRTGHTDEVAARTMQVSLRTYRRYVAEIMRELGANSRFQAGVRAVEMGLLPGRH from the coding sequence ATGGTTGGTCTTGTGAGGGTGTCCGAGCCTTCGCCGCTGAGCACGGAGACTCCCTCGTCAGGCGCCGTCGACTATGTCGAGCACGCGCTGCTGGCCGCCCGTGATCTGCTCGAGTCGACGGTCACCCGGCACCGAAGGGAGCTGGCCCAGGACTCCTGGGCGGGGACGGCTCTGGGGAAGGTGCCGCTCGCCGAGGTGGTCGACACCCTGGTCGACTGCGCCGAGCGGACCGTCAACGTGGTGCTGTCGGGCAACGACGAGCAGACGCGGGCCGTCTGCGCCGCGCTCGCCCGCCCGGCTAGGGGAAGCCGGCACGCCGTCGCCGTACGGCTGTTGTGCGAGGAGCCGGTGCTGGCCTCGAGTGCGGTACGGGCGCTGGCGCGCACCGATCCGCGGTGCGAGATCCGGATCTGCGACGGCGGGCTGCCGCCGTTACCCGAGGCGCTGCTCATCGACGGCCAGGTGGTCTACCTCAGAGGGGGACCGTCGGAGCCGGGGCGGGGCCCGGGGCGGGCGTCGCTCGTCGAGGACCCCGCCACGGTGCGGGCCCTGGAGATGATGTTCGCCGGGACCTGGGGGAACGCCGTGGCGCTCGCCGACCATCCGCGGCTGGGCGGGCGGTTGTGCCCGGATTCCGTACGGCGGATTCTGGAGTGTCTGCGCACCGGCCACACCGATGAGGTGGCGGCGCGCACGATGCAGGTCTCCTTGCGCACCTACCGCCGGTACGTCGCGGAGATCATGCGAGAACTGGGGGCCAACTCCCGCTTCCAGGCGGGGGTGCGGGCGGTGGAAATGGGGCTGCTGCCCGGCCGTCACTGA